A genomic region of Pseudomonadota bacterium contains the following coding sequences:
- a CDS encoding exopolyphosphatase: MRLVTRSDFDGLICAVLLKEAGIVDAYKFVHPKDIQDGKVPIDENDVLANVPYWPGCGLWFDHHSSESDVFLFTPDFQGVSKPAPSCARNIYEYYGGAEKFPDREVMMEAVDRCDSGNLTAEEILDPKGWYLLSFIMDPRTGLGRFKDYRISNYRLMEELIEYCRTMEIDDILALPDVQERVKRYWEHDKQYRVLIRDVAEVRKNCILLDMRSLQEAPVGNRFIEYSLFPKQNISVRLIRTPDPKITAISVGHSIINRSSKTNVGALMKMHGGGGHEQVGTCQVNADVFDDVLDEILDQIVNDG; encoded by the coding sequence ATGCGACTGGTGACGCGCTCTGATTTCGATGGGCTCATCTGCGCGGTGCTGCTGAAAGAGGCGGGCATCGTCGACGCCTACAAGTTCGTTCATCCGAAGGATATCCAGGACGGCAAGGTTCCCATTGACGAGAACGACGTGCTGGCCAACGTACCCTACTGGCCAGGGTGCGGCCTGTGGTTCGACCATCACTCCAGTGAGAGCGATGTCTTCCTGTTCACGCCGGACTTCCAGGGGGTATCCAAGCCCGCGCCGAGCTGCGCGCGCAACATCTATGAGTACTATGGCGGAGCCGAGAAGTTCCCCGACCGCGAGGTCATGATGGAGGCCGTCGACCGCTGCGACAGCGGAAACCTGACCGCCGAAGAGATCCTCGACCCCAAAGGATGGTACCTGCTGTCGTTCATCATGGACCCGCGCACAGGCCTCGGGCGCTTCAAGGACTATCGCATCAGCAACTACCGCCTGATGGAAGAGCTCATCGAGTACTGCCGCACGATGGAGATCGATGACATCCTGGCCCTTCCCGACGTGCAGGAGCGCGTGAAGCGCTACTGGGAGCACGACAAGCAGTATCGCGTGCTCATCCGTGATGTCGCAGAGGTTCGCAAGAACTGCATCCTCCTCGACATGCGGTCTCTGCAGGAAGCCCCCGTGGGAAACCGCTTCATCGAGTACTCCCTGTTCCCCAAGCAGAACATCTCGGTCCGCCTCATACGGACGCCGGATCCGAAGATCACCGCGATCTCGGTCGGGCACAGCATCATCAACCGCTCCTCGAAGACCAACGTGGGCGCCCTCATGAAGATGCACGGTGGCGGGGGCCATGAACAGGTGGGCACCTGTCAGGTGAACGCTGACGTGTTCGACGACGTGCTCGACGAGATTCTCGATCAGATCGTCAACGACGGCTAG
- a CDS encoding GTP cyclohydrolase I FolE2, whose protein sequence is MKDVQGQQDGRGVAIQRVGVKDVRLPFLVKEKDDGYQSVLGSATLSVDLPHQYKGTHLSRFIEILLDWSKRPMNAEEVKTILDATRARLDAQRARLQLGFKYFIGKRSPVSAIDQIMDYDVSFDGAVDGDSCTLTLGVDVPITTLCPCSKTISKYGAHNQRSVVRVRVRFTEGASIWIEDLVRSVEAKGSCELYPLLKREDEKYVTERAYENPKFVEDVLRDVVLMLRDDPRVTWFEVECESMESIHNHNAFAWQSEAAPFVAAGALEVSAEVVRT, encoded by the coding sequence ATCAAAGATGTCCAGGGACAGCAGGACGGTCGCGGCGTGGCGATTCAACGCGTAGGCGTGAAGGACGTGCGCCTGCCGTTTCTCGTCAAGGAGAAGGACGACGGCTACCAGTCGGTGCTCGGATCGGCCACGTTGTCGGTCGACCTCCCGCATCAGTACAAAGGCACCCACCTCTCGCGCTTCATCGAGATCCTGCTCGACTGGAGCAAGCGTCCCATGAATGCCGAGGAGGTGAAGACCATCCTCGACGCCACCCGCGCGCGTCTCGACGCTCAACGGGCCCGTCTCCAGCTGGGGTTCAAGTACTTCATCGGCAAGCGCTCTCCCGTCAGTGCCATCGACCAGATCATGGACTACGACGTAAGCTTCGATGGCGCGGTCGACGGCGACAGCTGCACGCTCACGCTGGGCGTCGACGTGCCCATCACCACGCTGTGCCCGTGCTCGAAGACCATCTCGAAGTACGGCGCCCACAACCAGCGCAGCGTTGTGCGGGTAAGGGTGCGCTTCACCGAGGGAGCATCGATCTGGATCGAGGACCTGGTCCGATCGGTGGAAGCCAAGGGGTCGTGTGAGCTCTACCCGCTGCTGAAGCGCGAAGACGAGAAGTACGTCACCGAGCGCGCCTACGAGAATCCCAAGTTCGTCGAGGACGTGCTGCGTGACGTCGTGCTCATGTTGCGTGACGATCCCCGCGTGACCTGGTTCGAGGTCGAGTGCGAGTCGATGGAGTCGATTCACAACCACAATGCCTTCGCGTGGCAGAGCGAGGCCGCTCCGTTTGTCGCGGCCGGCGCGCTGGAGGTTTCAGCCGAGGTCGTGCGCACCTAG